Proteins encoded by one window of Bernardetia sp.:
- a CDS encoding two-component regulator propeller domain-containing protein, whose translation MRFNTKISLLLSIFIFTFLTFSLLHAQNPHFRTYSIQEGLPQSSVYSLLIDNTSQLWIGTQGGVASFDGQNFTTYTQKEGLGDNHVTTIYQDNDNQLWVGHRYTGISIKKGNRFINFGGDTIKTVNTLLKTKKNELLVGTNTGLFVIDTEKNEVTSHHFKANFVSQIFTRNNEIFVVGTGGLLKLDTNNFLLDSLLTPSDLNSQAVGFANVKFIDNNTLWAATRNGLFKVSLQSAGKATILEKYTVSEISILNGINSLKIANDNSLWVATMGGAVHIKDKRIETFTTQNGLAGAQVASIEQDHEGQIWMGTHMGKGLSLFLGRYFEQIKQAEDEIVLATTVDNEGGVWTGTLKGVYRYTFTDKYQSNIANVEKMGIFQNQVVNALYTDSRGLVWLSTRGKLACYDPKNKQITDYSKLINIQPNTGITSINEDKDNHIWVSAFRQKCMRLTMENGKAVSKKDFTTNDGLVSNTIWSLYKDNRGNLWFGSNDNGLSWYDGEKFYSLTEKDGLPNNRPASITQDIDGNMWFASIGGGAFRYDGKDFKVYTTKNGITSDNPYLIVGDDLGQIWIGTNNGVNCINPKTDEIKVYTFKDGFTGTETNQSATFKDKNGNLWFGTINGLMKCNPTLFEKNTIPPPIFLENVRLFLRDTVQINNTTLDYNKNYLTFNFKGISYKNPSALRYQYRLQGLDAQWSPLTEATLATYTSLPHGDYTFEVRAINADNVMSENYATTSFSIAPAFWNRLWFQIVAGLLVCLVVWGGHNLRMKKIKNDKLHLERIVEIRTEEINAQKEEIEATNSSLIERNAEVMQQKEEILAQRDDLDIQTKQLSAIYLQSEKQNKKISQSIRYAQRIQQAMLPSDKLLSKMIPNHFVYYQPKDIVSGDSYWIGKTKDKILIAGIDCTGHGVPGAIMSMAANSALTQVVEAEGEWQPHKVLSRLHVLIRQNLSQSETNIKDGMDIILCAFDATTDKAISSDKHEMYFAGAKRPLIYVQDGKLNTIKGDRHSIGGEESDIEFTLHTLTSTKDTTYYLTSDGYQDQFGGKNNKKLGRQAFYDMIHKVSNQSLEEQKEYFTDFMKKWKAEGNEEQIDDQFILGFKWS comes from the coding sequence ATGAGATTCAATACAAAAATATCTCTGTTATTAAGCATTTTTATTTTTACCTTCCTTACTTTTTCACTTCTACATGCCCAAAATCCTCATTTTCGAACATACAGCATACAAGAAGGCTTACCTCAAAGTTCTGTGTATTCTCTTTTGATAGATAATACTTCACAACTTTGGATAGGAACACAAGGAGGTGTAGCTTCTTTCGATGGACAAAACTTCACTACTTACACACAAAAAGAAGGCTTAGGAGACAATCACGTAACTACAATTTATCAAGACAACGATAATCAGTTATGGGTAGGACATCGCTACACAGGAATTTCTATAAAAAAAGGAAATAGATTTATAAATTTTGGAGGAGATACAATAAAGACCGTAAATACATTACTTAAAACTAAGAAAAATGAGCTTTTAGTGGGTACAAACACAGGTTTATTTGTCATAGATACAGAAAAAAATGAGGTTACTTCGCATCATTTCAAAGCAAATTTTGTAAGCCAAATTTTCACAAGAAATAATGAGATTTTTGTAGTCGGAACAGGTGGATTATTAAAATTGGATACAAATAATTTTTTACTTGACTCGTTACTAACCCCTTCAGACCTAAACTCTCAAGCAGTAGGTTTTGCTAATGTTAAATTTATAGACAATAATACGCTTTGGGCAGCAACAAGAAATGGACTATTTAAGGTATCACTGCAATCTGCAGGAAAAGCAACTATTTTAGAAAAATATACGGTTAGTGAAATTTCTATCCTCAACGGAATTAATTCTTTAAAAATAGCAAATGACAATAGCCTTTGGGTAGCTACTATGGGAGGTGCTGTTCATATTAAAGACAAGAGAATTGAAACATTTACTACTCAAAACGGACTAGCAGGAGCGCAAGTAGCAAGCATAGAGCAAGACCACGAAGGGCAAATTTGGATGGGTACACACATGGGAAAAGGACTTTCACTTTTCTTGGGGCGTTATTTTGAGCAAATTAAACAAGCAGAAGATGAAATTGTATTGGCTACCACCGTCGATAACGAGGGAGGCGTTTGGACAGGCACACTTAAAGGAGTATATCGTTATACTTTTACAGATAAGTATCAAAGCAACATTGCCAACGTAGAAAAAATGGGTATTTTTCAAAATCAAGTCGTCAATGCTCTCTATACAGATTCTAGGGGGTTAGTTTGGTTGAGTACGAGGGGAAAATTAGCCTGTTACGACCCTAAAAATAAACAGATTACAGATTATTCAAAACTGATAAATATTCAACCGAATACAGGAATCACTTCCATAAATGAGGATAAAGATAATCATATTTGGGTCTCTGCTTTTCGCCAAAAGTGTATGCGTCTTACCATGGAAAATGGAAAGGCTGTTTCTAAAAAAGATTTTACTACAAATGATGGACTGGTTAGTAACACTATTTGGTCGCTCTACAAAGATAATCGGGGAAATTTATGGTTTGGAAGCAATGACAATGGACTGTCTTGGTACGATGGAGAAAAGTTTTACTCACTTACTGAAAAAGATGGTTTGCCAAACAATCGTCCTGCTTCTATTACTCAAGATATAGACGGTAACATGTGGTTTGCCAGCATTGGAGGAGGAGCTTTTAGATACGATGGAAAAGACTTTAAAGTTTATACCACAAAAAATGGAATTACATCTGATAATCCCTATTTGATTGTTGGGGACGATTTAGGACAAATTTGGATAGGTACAAACAATGGTGTGAACTGCATCAATCCTAAAACAGATGAAATTAAAGTCTATACATTTAAAGATGGCTTTACAGGAACTGAAACCAACCAAAGTGCTACTTTTAAAGATAAAAATGGGAATTTATGGTTCGGAACAATCAACGGACTGATGAAATGTAACCCTACTCTGTTTGAAAAAAATACGATACCTCCCCCTATTTTCTTAGAAAATGTTCGATTGTTTTTAAGAGATACTGTTCAAATAAATAATACCACACTTGATTATAACAAAAATTATCTAACCTTTAATTTTAAAGGAATAAGTTATAAAAACCCTTCGGCTTTGCGTTATCAGTATCGCCTACAAGGACTAGATGCTCAATGGTCGCCACTTACAGAGGCAACTTTAGCTACTTATACAAGCCTACCTCATGGAGATTATACGTTTGAAGTACGTGCTATCAATGCTGATAATGTGATGTCTGAAAACTATGCCACCACTTCATTTAGCATTGCTCCAGCATTTTGGAATCGCCTTTGGTTTCAAATAGTGGCAGGACTTTTAGTTTGTTTAGTGGTTTGGGGAGGGCATAACTTGCGAATGAAAAAAATCAAGAATGACAAACTGCATTTAGAACGCATCGTAGAAATACGAACAGAAGAAATCAATGCTCAAAAAGAAGAAATAGAAGCCACAAATAGCTCCTTGATAGAAAGGAACGCTGAAGTTATGCAGCAAAAAGAAGAGATTTTGGCACAACGAGATGACCTTGATATACAAACCAAACAACTTTCAGCCATTTATCTGCAATCTGAAAAACAAAATAAAAAAATTAGCCAAAGCATTCGTTATGCTCAAAGAATTCAGCAAGCGATGTTACCATCAGATAAACTTTTGTCAAAAATGATTCCCAATCATTTTGTCTATTATCAACCTAAAGATATTGTAAGTGGTGACTCGTACTGGATAGGAAAAACAAAAGATAAAATACTTATTGCAGGAATTGACTGTACAGGACATGGTGTTCCAGGGGCAATTATGTCAATGGCTGCCAACTCGGCTCTTACACAAGTAGTAGAAGCAGAAGGCGAATGGCAACCTCATAAGGTATTGAGCAGACTTCATGTACTCATACGTCAGAACCTATCTCAATCTGAAACCAACATCAAAGATGGGATGGATATTATTTTGTGTGCATTTGATGCCACTACTGATAAAGCCATTTCCTCTGACAAGCACGAAATGTATTTTGCAGGAGCAAAACGTCCTCTTATTTATGTTCAAGATGGCAAATTAAATACTATAAAAGGCGATCGTCATTCTATTGGTGGCGAAGAATCAGACATAGAGTTTACTTTACATACACTCACTTCTACTAAAGACACTACTTACTATCTTACGTCTGACGGTTATCAAGACCAATTTGGAGGAAAAAACAATAAAAAATTGGGCAGACAGGCATTTTATGATATGATACATAAAGTCTCAAATCAGTCGTTGGAAGAGCAAAAAGAATATTTTACTGACTTTATGAAAAAGTGGAAAGCAGAAGGCAATGAAGAACAAATAGATGACCAATTTATTTTAGGTTTCAAGTGGAGCTAA